Proteins encoded together in one Riemerella anatipestifer window:
- a CDS encoding helix-turn-helix domain-containing protein, with protein MNSEVFQLIEHTNRNIFLTGKAGTGKTTFLNYFVKNTKKSHIVVAPTGIAAINAGGVTIHSMFGLPLRPFFPTTERIDSHLGNNIPDLVKHFKYRSSKLKLLREVEIIIIDEVSMLRADVLDMMDFSLRHIRRNGLPFGGVQMLFIGDLYQLPPVVRDEHSLQSYYTSPFFFSAHALSGIDLVTVELTKVYRQQDETFLNILNEIREGNLGEDNYEKLNSRYISDFDPKDETYVYLTSHNRMADSINKERLEALGGRSYFYRAEVRDDFNEHQYPNEEILELKVGAQVMFIRNDASPEKRYFNGKLAEVTALDQDEIRVTIDGEDEEFTIKHELWEQKRYFLDKDKNIREEVLGSFKQYPIRLAWAVTIHKSQGLTFDRLIVDAGQSFASGQVYVALSRCRTLEGIVLKSQISKTVIFNDQRVAEFQKETNANDRISEIIKSEKHDYSVGKVLRRIDCNWFTKALEEWYNQALVTRDLDKNKAKKIYLSVKPQIENWVKIFEKLERVLKQKTQKFIKGEEQWDEIEAKAKGAVNYFFTQTLEHFFTPFKDFYAETKGVKGLKTYNAEIKLLLDDLEDYLNDLKSVFLIDTPLFDETNEKSITTEIKKVPTHVLTYQLFEDGKTIGEIAKERGLVISTVYGHLAKFAEQGLLDLSRLISAEKIKTFEETFKQAPQGTLSEWKKVLPDDFEYHEIRLLDNHYRYLEHKEED; from the coding sequence ATGAATAGCGAGGTCTTTCAACTCATAGAGCATACCAACAGAAATATATTCCTTACAGGTAAGGCAGGAACTGGTAAAACCACTTTCCTTAATTATTTTGTGAAGAATACCAAGAAAAGCCATATTGTGGTTGCTCCTACGGGGATAGCGGCTATCAATGCAGGTGGGGTTACCATTCACTCGATGTTTGGGCTTCCGTTGAGACCTTTTTTTCCTACTACCGAAAGGATAGACAGTCATCTAGGAAACAATATACCAGACCTTGTAAAACACTTTAAATACCGAAGTTCTAAACTAAAACTACTTAGAGAGGTTGAAATCATTATTATAGATGAGGTTTCAATGCTACGAGCCGATGTTTTGGATATGATGGATTTTTCCCTTAGGCATATTCGTAGAAATGGGTTGCCGTTTGGTGGAGTTCAGATGCTTTTTATTGGAGATCTGTACCAGTTGCCACCGGTGGTAAGAGATGAACATAGCCTACAAAGTTATTATACCTCACCGTTTTTCTTTAGTGCTCACGCTCTTAGTGGGATAGATTTAGTAACGGTAGAACTTACCAAGGTTTACCGTCAGCAGGACGAAACTTTCCTTAATATCCTCAATGAGATAAGGGAAGGCAATCTTGGCGAGGATAATTATGAAAAACTCAACTCAAGATATATCAGCGATTTTGACCCTAAAGATGAGACTTATGTTTATTTAACCTCCCACAATCGTATGGCGGACAGCATCAATAAGGAGCGATTGGAGGCTTTGGGAGGGCGGTCTTATTTTTATAGAGCGGAAGTACGAGATGATTTTAATGAACACCAATATCCCAATGAGGAAATTCTAGAACTGAAAGTAGGGGCTCAAGTGATGTTTATTAGGAATGATGCTAGTCCAGAGAAGCGTTATTTTAATGGTAAATTGGCAGAGGTTACAGCATTAGACCAAGACGAAATCAGAGTGACTATAGACGGCGAAGACGAAGAGTTTACTATAAAACATGAGCTTTGGGAACAAAAACGCTACTTCCTAGATAAAGACAAAAACATTAGGGAGGAAGTGTTGGGCAGTTTTAAACAATACCCTATCCGTTTGGCGTGGGCGGTTACCATACATAAAAGTCAAGGGCTTACTTTTGATAGGTTGATTGTAGATGCGGGGCAGTCCTTTGCATCGGGGCAGGTATATGTGGCCTTGTCTAGGTGTCGTACTTTGGAGGGCATTGTTCTTAAATCTCAAATATCCAAAACGGTTATTTTTAATGACCAAAGGGTTGCCGAGTTTCAAAAAGAAACCAATGCTAACGACCGCATCAGCGAAATTATAAAATCAGAAAAGCACGATTATAGCGTAGGCAAGGTACTTAGACGGATTGATTGTAATTGGTTTACTAAGGCTTTGGAGGAGTGGTATAATCAGGCTTTGGTTACTAGGGATTTAGATAAGAATAAAGCGAAGAAAATTTATCTATCAGTAAAACCTCAAATAGAAAATTGGGTAAAGATATTTGAGAAACTAGAACGAGTGTTAAAGCAAAAAACGCAAAAGTTCATCAAAGGAGAGGAGCAATGGGACGAAATAGAAGCTAAAGCCAAAGGAGCGGTTAATTATTTTTTTACTCAAACTTTGGAGCATTTTTTCACTCCATTTAAAGATTTTTATGCTGAAACCAAAGGTGTTAAAGGGCTTAAAACTTACAACGCTGAAATCAAACTATTGCTAGACGATTTAGAAGATTATCTTAATGATTTAAAATCGGTATTCTTGATAGATACGCCTCTTTTTGACGAAACTAATGAGAAGAGCATTACTACAGAGATTAAAAAAGTGCCTACCCATGTACTGACCTATCAACTATTTGAAGACGGTAAAACTATTGGCGAAATTGCGAAGGAAAGAGGTTTGGTAATATCTACAGTTTATGGACATTTAGCGAAATTTGCAGAGCAAGGGCTATTAGATTTGTCCAGATTGATAAGTGCTGAAAAAATAAAAACCTTTGAAGAAACCTTTAAACAAGCACCACAAGGCACTCTCTCCGAATGGAAAAAAGTCCTCCCAGATGATTTTGAATATCACGAAATAAGACTGCTAGACAATCATTATCGCTATTTGGAACACAAAGAGGAAGACTAA
- a CDS encoding GLPGLI family protein, protein MAKYRVVFVRDTVSFNPLEEVMDLQIVGEQSVFRSTVKSLSDSLSKKEIRNALSTVKDGQVVLDITNVPKPKLRQEVIRQRDEVLVYDRIFTDDFYFPLTDKVVWNITNEKEVINSYRCIKAVSHYRGRDYEAWFTEEIPISEGPYIFKGLPGLVVKVYDKKKYYTYELTYFAKKDKLELAKPSSNAAKVNMEQFSQMRKVLPETIIQRFEQRLNKPLPEERRKLVRQNALKDNNHIF, encoded by the coding sequence TTGGCAAAATATCGGGTGGTTTTCGTTAGGGATACTGTAAGTTTCAATCCGTTAGAGGAAGTAATGGATTTGCAAATTGTGGGAGAGCAGTCTGTTTTTAGGAGCACTGTAAAATCATTGTCGGACTCTCTTTCTAAAAAGGAGATTAGGAATGCTTTAAGCACCGTAAAAGATGGGCAGGTAGTGCTAGATATTACAAATGTCCCAAAACCCAAATTAAGACAAGAAGTTATTCGGCAGAGAGATGAAGTGTTGGTGTATGATAGGATTTTTACAGATGATTTTTACTTCCCATTAACGGATAAGGTCGTTTGGAACATAACTAATGAGAAGGAAGTTATCAATTCTTATCGGTGTATAAAGGCGGTATCTCATTATAGAGGTAGAGATTATGAGGCTTGGTTTACAGAAGAGATACCCATTTCAGAAGGTCCTTATATATTTAAAGGTTTGCCAGGATTGGTAGTTAAGGTTTATGACAAGAAGAAATATTACACTTACGAACTTACCTATTTTGCTAAGAAAGATAAGTTGGAACTTGCTAAACCCAGTTCTAACGCCGCTAAGGTGAATATGGAACAATTTTCGCAAATGAGAAAAGTTCTGCCAGAAACCATAATCCAAAGATTTGAACAGAGGTTGAATAAACCTTTGCCAGAGGAAAGGAGAAAGTTGGTTAGGCAGAATGCTTTGAAAGATAACAATCATATATTCTAA
- a CDS encoding NifU family protein: protein MRQIIIEATENPRVMKFVADYNLIPGSLELDRNSDISEIPLAQELFNYPFVDKIFITANFIAVAKQDTVEWEHVVQSLKNVIEDELLANPRIYRQQRKEVYQIYAEMTPNPSVMKFVASRLLLDGFVEVKSREEATEVPLAQAIFKEFSFAQEVFISDNFVAVTKDDSVQWHEVMVVTRAFIAEYLQNGGEVSQKEPQKHENPVEKIINREYTDTEQKISDVLNEYVAPAVENDGGKISLMEYDESTKTAKMLLQGACSGCPSSTATLKGGIENVLKQFLPDLVEKVEAVNG from the coding sequence ATGCGACAAATCATCATAGAAGCCACAGAAAATCCTAGAGTAATGAAGTTCGTTGCGGATTACAACTTAATCCCAGGCTCGCTGGAACTCGATAGAAACTCGGATATTTCGGAGATACCACTAGCCCAAGAGCTTTTTAATTATCCTTTTGTGGATAAGATATTCATTACGGCTAATTTTATTGCTGTTGCCAAGCAAGATACCGTAGAATGGGAGCATGTAGTACAAAGCCTTAAAAATGTTATCGAAGACGAACTTCTTGCTAACCCTAGAATTTATCGCCAACAAAGGAAAGAAGTATATCAAATTTACGCCGAAATGACGCCCAACCCTTCGGTGATGAAATTTGTAGCCTCAAGACTGTTATTAGATGGTTTCGTAGAGGTTAAATCTCGTGAAGAAGCTACAGAAGTACCTTTAGCTCAAGCTATTTTCAAAGAATTTAGTTTTGCTCAAGAGGTCTTTATTTCGGATAACTTTGTTGCGGTTACCAAAGATGATTCTGTACAGTGGCACGAAGTGATGGTGGTTACCAGAGCTTTTATTGCTGAATATCTCCAAAATGGTGGTGAGGTTTCCCAGAAAGAACCCCAAAAACACGAAAATCCAGTAGAGAAAATCATTAACAGAGAATATACTGATACAGAGCAGAAAATAAGTGATGTACTAAACGAATATGTAGCACCTGCAGTAGAAAACGATGGTGGAAAAATCTCTCTGATGGAGTATGATGAAAGCACCAAAACTGCCAAAATGTTACTACAAGGTGCTTGTAGCGGCTGCCCAAGTTCTACAGCTACCCTGAAAGGCGGTATAGAGAATGTACTAAAACAATTTCTGCCCGATTTGGTAGAAAAAGTGGAGGCTGTAAACGGCTAA
- a CDS encoding GNAT family N-acetyltransferase has translation MLLNQTEDFSKNTSNIAYPYEKHHAEFFYEIANNNDNNSYIFAIREKETRLMIGAIGIHNVDAHNKGEIGYWIGCDYWNKDYAKEALARVISFAFNDLKLNKLYASHFSHNLASGKVMESCGMQFEGVLKQEVLKQGIYLDLYRYGILNSHKI, from the coding sequence ATGCTTCTTAATCAGACAGAGGATTTTTCTAAAAATACGTCAAATATAGCTTATCCATATGAAAAACATCACGCTGAGTTTTTCTATGAAATAGCCAATAATAATGATAACAATAGCTATATTTTTGCAATAAGAGAAAAAGAAACAAGACTAATGATAGGAGCAATAGGTATTCATAATGTAGATGCTCATAATAAAGGAGAAATTGGTTATTGGATCGGTTGTGATTATTGGAATAAAGATTACGCTAAAGAGGCACTGGCTCGTGTTATTTCGTTTGCATTTAATGATTTAAAACTAAATAAATTATATGCTTCTCACTTTTCTCATAATCTTGCATCGGGTAAGGTGATGGAGTCGTGTGGTATGCAGTTTGAGGGTGTTCTAAAACAAGAAGTCTTAAAACAAGGGATTTATTTAGATTTGTATAGATACGGCATATTAAATTCTCACAAAATTTAA
- a CDS encoding GLPGLI family protein: MKLRCVLLFLYFSFSFSAQELMVYYNVSFKLDSLQEHFNKEEAVLDISKNEVKFYSTEYLKADSIQKQTNKVNFAYPKLEYKVKRALNTSENTEYVTVYMDYYALSSNDTQNWTILDETKTVNGIVLRKAVTRFGKRDWEAWFSDKYPVLEGPYKFRGLPGLIFELRDTKDNFIFSVNRIVPKKEKVETDNFLETNYGKKAFPIKLGVYQKLKLDDYHNPLKGQENLIVMGKDGKPAKIDKREQILKYQNHLRKYNNPIDLNLAVTYPDNK; this comes from the coding sequence ATGAAACTACGTTGTGTTTTGTTGTTTCTTTATTTCTCTTTCTCCTTTTCGGCTCAGGAGTTGATGGTGTATTATAATGTGAGTTTTAAATTGGATTCTCTGCAAGAACATTTCAATAAGGAAGAAGCCGTATTGGATATATCTAAAAATGAGGTGAAATTTTATTCCACAGAGTATCTAAAAGCGGACTCTATCCAAAAGCAAACGAATAAAGTCAATTTTGCTTATCCCAAATTAGAATATAAAGTTAAAAGGGCTCTTAATACTTCTGAAAATACAGAGTATGTTACGGTTTATATGGATTATTATGCGTTATCGTCTAACGATACCCAAAATTGGACGATACTAGATGAGACCAAAACCGTTAACGGTATTGTATTGAGAAAAGCCGTAACCCGATTTGGTAAAAGAGATTGGGAGGCTTGGTTTTCGGATAAATACCCAGTTTTAGAGGGACCATATAAATTTAGAGGGTTGCCTGGGCTTATCTTTGAATTACGAGATACAAAGGATAATTTTATATTTTCCGTTAATCGGATTGTGCCTAAAAAAGAAAAGGTAGAAACCGATAATTTTTTAGAAACCAATTATGGCAAAAAAGCATTTCCTATTAAATTGGGTGTTTATCAGAAATTAAAGTTAGATGATTATCATAATCCGTTAAAGGGTCAAGAAAACTTGATAGTAATGGGTAAAGATGGTAAACCAGCAAAAATTGATAAAAGAGAACAAATCTTAAAATATCAAAATCATCTAAGAAAATATAATAATCCGATAGACTTAAATTTAGCGGTTACTTACCCTGATAATAAATAA
- the hemH gene encoding ferrochelatase produces the protein MSKKGILLVNLGSPKSTKVSDVKEYLDEFLMDEKVIDYRWFFRALLVRGIILKTRPPKSAAAYETVWTPEGSPLIVITEKIKTKLQKLVDIPVEIGMRYAQPSIESGMRKLIEQGVTDIVLFPLYPQYAMSTTETVVEKAEEVRKKHFPNVRVNYIQPFYNRDIYIKCLADSIREKLPQDFDALQFSYHGVPERHIYKTDPTKTCNLNDCCSRESNPSHSFCYRHQCFKTTELVIEQLNLPKEKTIVSFQSRLGKDKWIEPYTDETLENLPKKGVKKLAICCPAFVSDCLETLEEISEEGKEEFLHAGGEQFHYISCLNDEDRWIEVIKTLCEEELKNFYLS, from the coding sequence ATGTCAAAAAAAGGGATATTATTAGTTAATCTAGGTTCGCCCAAATCCACCAAGGTGTCTGATGTTAAAGAATATCTAGACGAATTTTTGATGGACGAAAAGGTCATCGATTATCGTTGGTTTTTCCGTGCATTATTGGTAAGAGGTATTATTCTCAAAACTAGACCTCCAAAGTCCGCAGCAGCTTACGAAACGGTGTGGACTCCAGAAGGCTCTCCCCTTATCGTAATCACAGAAAAAATAAAAACCAAACTACAAAAATTAGTAGATATCCCTGTGGAAATAGGTATGAGGTACGCCCAACCTAGCATAGAAAGCGGTATGAGAAAGCTCATAGAACAAGGCGTTACGGATATTGTTCTGTTTCCATTGTATCCGCAATACGCTATGAGTACCACAGAAACCGTGGTAGAAAAGGCAGAAGAGGTAAGAAAAAAACACTTCCCTAATGTGAGAGTTAATTATATTCAACCTTTCTATAACCGAGATATTTACATTAAATGTTTAGCTGATAGTATCCGAGAAAAATTGCCTCAAGATTTTGATGCTTTACAGTTTTCTTACCATGGTGTACCCGAAAGACACATCTACAAAACAGACCCTACCAAAACATGCAACCTTAATGATTGTTGCTCTCGTGAGAGCAACCCTAGTCATTCGTTTTGCTACCGTCATCAATGTTTTAAAACCACAGAATTGGTAATTGAACAGCTTAATTTACCAAAAGAGAAAACCATAGTTTCCTTTCAATCTCGTTTAGGAAAAGACAAGTGGATTGAGCCTTACACAGACGAAACTTTAGAAAATCTCCCTAAAAAAGGAGTTAAAAAATTGGCTATCTGTTGCCCTGCCTTTGTATCGGACTGTTTAGAAACCTTAGAAGAAATATCCGAAGAGGGCAAGGAAGAATTTTTGCACGCAGGAGGAGAGCAATTCCATTACATCTCTTGTCTTAATGATGAAGACCGCTGGATAGAAGTCATTAAAACACTTTGTGAAGAAGAATTAAAGAATTTCTATCTAAGCTAA
- a CDS encoding gamma carbonic anhydrase family protein, translating to MALIRPLLGKTPQIGENTFLAETATIIGDVTMGAECSVWYNAVIRGDVHYIKMGNRVNVQDNAMLHCTYEKYPLVIGNNVSIGHNAIVHGCTLHDNVLIGMGAIVMDNCVVESNSIVGAGSVVTQGTHIKSGEVWGGIPARKIKDMSAELLEGEVNRIANSYVKYSSWYKADE from the coding sequence ATGGCACTTATAAGACCTCTTTTAGGGAAAACTCCACAGATAGGAGAAAATACTTTTTTAGCAGAAACCGCTACTATTATAGGCGATGTAACTATGGGGGCGGAATGCAGTGTTTGGTATAATGCCGTTATTCGTGGAGATGTGCATTATATCAAAATGGGGAACAGGGTTAATGTTCAGGACAATGCTATGCTACATTGCACTTACGAAAAATATCCACTTGTTATAGGCAACAATGTATCTATTGGGCATAATGCCATTGTGCACGGTTGTACCTTGCACGACAATGTACTTATAGGTATGGGGGCTATTGTGATGGATAACTGCGTGGTGGAGTCTAACTCTATTGTAGGAGCAGGTTCTGTGGTTACACAAGGCACACATATTAAATCTGGTGAGGTATGGGGCGGAATTCCTGCTAGAAAAATTAAAGATATGTCCGCTGAACTTTTAGAAGGTGAAGTAAATAGAATTGCCAACAGCTATGTAAAATACTCTAGTTGGTATAAAGCTGATGAGTAA
- a CDS encoding IS982-like element ISRa1 family transposase yields MNNIEQIYERILEVLGLFSENQLISYQRRTPKMSDLEVISLNITAEYLSIDSELQLFRKLPNSLINKIERSVYNKRKRRLSLQTEQIRQRISMEFNEFEDIFIVDSMPMKVCENARSTRSKICKEQSYSSPTYGYCASQKLYFYGYKLHAVCSLNGVIKNFDISPASVHDIHYLKDSGEQMRNCTLIGDRGYLSAKVQIDLFNYANIKLDTPMRSNQKDYIPQFSLYKKKRKRIETFFSQLCDQFMIKRNYAKTFEGFKTRIISKITAATVIQYINKFIFQRKLNHLKISII; encoded by the coding sequence ATGAACAACATAGAGCAAATATATGAAAGAATTTTGGAAGTTTTAGGACTTTTTTCAGAAAATCAACTGATTAGTTATCAGAGAAGAACACCTAAAATGAGCGATTTAGAAGTCATAAGTCTTAATATTACTGCTGAATACTTGAGTATTGATAGCGAATTACAGTTATTTAGAAAATTGCCAAACTCTCTGATAAACAAAATTGAAAGAAGTGTTTACAATAAGCGAAAACGAAGACTATCCCTACAAACAGAGCAAATTAGACAGCGTATTTCGATGGAGTTCAATGAGTTTGAAGATATTTTTATCGTTGATAGCATGCCAATGAAAGTTTGTGAAAACGCTCGTTCTACTCGTTCAAAAATTTGTAAAGAGCAATCCTATTCTTCACCAACATATGGTTATTGTGCTTCACAGAAATTATATTTCTATGGCTATAAACTACACGCAGTATGTTCTTTAAATGGTGTGATTAAGAATTTTGATATAAGCCCTGCATCCGTTCACGACATCCACTATTTAAAAGATAGTGGTGAGCAAATGCGAAACTGTACTTTAATTGGAGATAGAGGCTATTTATCAGCAAAAGTTCAAATAGATTTATTTAACTATGCTAATATTAAATTAGATACACCAATGAGAAGTAATCAGAAAGATTATATTCCTCAATTTTCATTGTACAAGAAAAAGCGAAAACGAATTGAGACATTTTTCTCTCAACTTTGCGACCAATTTATGATTAAAAGAAACTATGCTAAAACTTTTGAAGGCTTTAAAACAAGGATAATCAGTAAAATAACCGCCGCAACGGTTATTCAATATATCAATAAATTTATCTTCCAAAGAAAATTAAATCATCTAAAAATCAGTATTATTTAA
- a CDS encoding epimerase → MKHLGIIGCGWLGEHLVEHFAPAYSIHTTNTSESKANLLKNKSCQTSIINFDNPIDTPWEILSKLDAIIITVPFSKRTDLHLLKTKFHNINRFIFGFKKPIFLMSSIGIYPQIEGIINENTLNNADLDQHILSIEKQMKSNFPHLNILRLGGLMGGNRMLSNYKITNLNQVVNHIHYKDVCLVIEKMLIRNLISKTYNIVAPLHPTKQEVINQQTGKPIPTIPQKTFGRIISSHLSEIEIPYSYRYPDPTKFV, encoded by the coding sequence ATGAAACATCTCGGCATTATAGGCTGCGGTTGGCTAGGCGAACATTTGGTAGAGCATTTTGCTCCTGCCTACTCTATCCACACTACTAATACTTCCGAAAGTAAAGCAAACTTACTAAAAAACAAAAGTTGCCAAACGAGTATCATCAATTTTGATAATCCCATTGATACTCCTTGGGAAATTCTCTCAAAATTAGATGCTATTATTATTACGGTTCCGTTTTCAAAACGCACAGATTTACACCTTCTTAAAACGAAGTTTCATAATATCAATCGCTTTATTTTCGGATTTAAGAAGCCTATTTTTTTAATGAGTTCTATTGGTATTTATCCTCAAATTGAAGGAATCATCAACGAAAACACACTAAACAATGCTGATTTAGACCAGCATATTCTATCCATTGAAAAGCAAATGAAATCTAATTTTCCACATCTAAATATTTTACGATTGGGTGGACTTATGGGCGGCAACCGAATGCTAAGTAACTATAAGATAACCAACCTAAATCAAGTGGTTAATCATATTCATTATAAAGATGTTTGCCTTGTTATAGAGAAAATGTTAATCCGAAATTTAATCTCAAAAACGTACAATATTGTGGCTCCTCTACACCCTACCAAGCAAGAAGTCATAAACCAACAAACAGGAAAGCCAATCCCAACAATCCCACAAAAAACATTTGGGAGAATTATTTCTTCTCACCTTTCCGAAATAGAAATCCCTTATAGCTACCGCTATCCAGACCCTACAAAATTTGTGTAA
- a CDS encoding aminoglycoside phosphotransferase family protein, which yields MSFQSVKQFFETYLGNPAQHFEALPASGSARVNYVGISHTGEKYIITYNENLRENEAFFYFSSLFFDLKLNTPQLLKISEDRTTYIQTHLGDHTLSEIISKEGLSDRVKFLVKETLAALYHFQQSTLNQIDYSKTFEYEVYDDLPITHDLYYFKNFLVDTLELHYHKSTLLKEFKEIVKRIERIEPRGLMIRDFQSRNIMVNASDKVFFIDYQSAMEGPLIYDVISMLYQAKANFPEDFRQEMLDFYFNLYTDKETQTQLKNGVEVIQLIRFMQVLGAYGFRGLIQRKAHFIESLHQGIDNLYQFSEQWDEMPNFPELKQVIKQLKTADFQL from the coding sequence ATGAGTTTTCAATCGGTAAAACAATTCTTTGAAACCTATCTTGGCAATCCTGCCCAACATTTTGAAGCCTTACCTGCTAGTGGTTCCGCTCGGGTAAACTATGTAGGCATAAGCCATACGGGAGAAAAGTACATCATCACCTACAACGAAAACTTAAGAGAAAATGAAGCGTTCTTTTATTTTTCTTCTTTATTTTTTGATTTAAAACTGAACACACCCCAGCTTCTCAAAATCTCCGAAGATAGGACGACTTATATCCAAACTCACTTAGGCGACCATACTTTATCGGAAATCATCAGTAAAGAAGGACTAAGCGACAGAGTGAAATTTTTGGTAAAAGAAACCCTAGCGGCTCTGTATCATTTTCAGCAAAGCACTCTCAACCAAATAGACTACTCCAAAACTTTTGAATACGAAGTCTATGACGATTTGCCCATCACCCACGATTTATATTATTTCAAAAACTTTTTGGTAGATACTTTAGAACTTCATTACCATAAATCTACCCTTCTCAAAGAGTTTAAAGAAATTGTAAAGCGTATAGAACGCATAGAGCCTCGTGGACTAATGATAAGGGATTTTCAATCTAGAAACATTATGGTAAACGCATCGGATAAGGTGTTTTTCATAGATTACCAGTCCGCAATGGAAGGACCTCTAATTTATGATGTTATTTCTATGCTTTACCAAGCAAAAGCCAACTTCCCTGAAGACTTTAGACAAGAAATGCTAGATTTTTATTTCAATCTATATACCGACAAAGAAACTCAAACCCAACTTAAAAATGGGGTAGAAGTAATACAACTCATTAGATTTATGCAAGTTTTGGGAGCTTATGGCTTTAGAGGACTAATACAAAGAAAGGCTCATTTTATAGAAAGTCTTCATCAAGGCATAGACAACCTCTACCAATTCTCCGAACAATGGGACGAAATGCCAAACTTTCCAGAACTAAAACAAGTGATTAAACAACTGAAAACCGCAGATTTTCAACTTTAA
- a CDS encoding DUF5103 domain-containing protein, with translation MFIFVGMNKILMFLLLGQMIFGQNIKSIQLFNPKTNDGTPVINIGEQLVLRFDDLSGGSSIYRYTLKHYDRNWQEDGLFFTEYASGDLNGIINNFQYSFNTLQRYTHYELVFPNEQIKPKISGNFEIVIYKDSPSKPLFKRRFCVVENKASLALNLSRFSDSKRQELNQRVEVKAMGDQTLLNNVNSVSLNVIQNNNWEIGIYNQKPSSTLGSGLMFQQLNLAFEGNNEFYYFDNKNIGRAFDMVAGAETVEDTNYTYLHPVWAYPLNYQYQPDVNGAFYFRRNDLGLERDAHREADYSWVYFYLDSEPIQGKIYVLGQFNDYTANEESQMYYDENRHQYVAKIYLKQGFYNYILATQKEGETLNYGEINGNFWQTENLYQAFLYYKPFGANYDGLLGYGELRVPVQ, from the coding sequence ATGTTTATCTTCGTGGGTATGAATAAAATACTGATGTTTCTGCTATTAGGGCAGATGATTTTTGGGCAGAATATAAAAAGTATTCAATTATTTAACCCTAAAACTAACGATGGTACACCTGTCATCAATATTGGGGAGCAGTTGGTTTTAAGGTTTGATGATTTGTCGGGAGGGAGTTCAATCTATCGCTATACGCTGAAGCATTATGATAGGAATTGGCAGGAAGATGGTCTATTTTTTACCGAGTATGCCAGTGGTGATTTGAATGGGATTATCAACAACTTTCAATACTCTTTTAATACTTTACAAAGATATACGCATTACGAGCTAGTATTTCCTAATGAGCAGATAAAGCCTAAGATTTCGGGGAATTTTGAAATTGTAATTTACAAAGATTCTCCCTCTAAGCCTTTGTTTAAAAGGAGGTTTTGTGTGGTTGAAAATAAGGCTTCTTTAGCACTTAATCTTAGCCGATTTTCGGATAGCAAAAGGCAAGAGCTTAATCAAAGGGTAGAGGTAAAGGCTATGGGAGACCAAACTTTGCTTAATAATGTTAATTCTGTTTCCTTGAATGTAATTCAAAATAATAATTGGGAAATTGGAATTTACAATCAGAAGCCTAGCAGTACTTTGGGTAGTGGGCTAATGTTTCAGCAACTGAATTTAGCTTTTGAAGGGAATAACGAATTTTATTACTTTGATAATAAGAATATAGGTAGAGCCTTTGATATGGTAGCAGGGGCTGAAACGGTGGAAGATACTAATTATACTTACTTGCATCCTGTTTGGGCGTATCCACTCAATTATCAGTATCAGCCAGATGTTAATGGAGCATTTTATTTCAGAAGAAATGATTTAGGTTTGGAAAGAGATGCTCATAGAGAAGCGGATTATTCTTGGGTATATTTTTATTTAGATTCGGAGCCGATACAGGGTAAAATTTATGTATTGGGACAGTTTAATGATTATACTGCTAACGAGGAAAGCCAAATGTACTATGATGAAAATAGGCATCAGTATGTAGCAAAAATTTATCTGAAGCAAGGCTTCTACAACTATATTTTAGCAACTCAAAAAGAGGGAGAAACGCTAAACTATGGAGAAATAAATGGTAATTTTTGGCAAACCGAAAATCTTTATCAGGCGTTCTTGTATTACAAACCTTTCGGAGCTAACTATGATGGACTTTTAGGCTATGGAGAGCTAAGAGTTCCTGTTCAGTAG